TGAGGAATATCCAATGTAAATTTCTTCGTTTCCTTCAAATCCGCCAAATTCACTTCAGGCCCTTCATAAAACTCCATTTTATCCAAATCATTAGGCGAGTTTGAATATACTGTCACTTTATCGGTACTCTGCTTGACAGAGGCAACCGCAAATCCCGGCGGGGGGTCCCCAACCAATTTGATCTGTAAAGGCATAGCCTTAAACGGCATCGTTACCGGCACTTCTACATCCACTACGGCAGGTGATACCTCAAAATCAAGCTCTTTACCCTTTTTATCAAAGGCCCTTAGTTTCACCTGCTGTTTAATAGTTGAATCCGCCTGATCCACGGAGATCTCCCCGTGTACGGAATCTACCAGGTCCGCTTTGCTGTCTGGTACGGTGACATGTACCCGGTTAGGCTTAACTATAGGTTGTCCTGCTTTAAAGCCTTCTTTCGGTGTTCCCGTCACATCAATGACAACAGGAACCTCTTTTTTCTGCTGCTTCTCAATGGCAACCTTCACCGTTCGCGGGTAAATTTCCCAATCCAGGGAAGAAGGCAGCCCTACCGCCATAGGAGCGAGATAGTATTCACCAGCGGAGGCCTTCGTTAAATCAAGCTCGATCTTATAATTACTGGTACTAACTTTATCAATGTCAAACTGTCTGCCTTTTAGACGAATCGTTACTTCAGACGGTTCTATGGATGAGACATAATACTGGCTGGAGTCATATTTCGGAACTACGGCCACATTACTGATCGTTTGCTCCTTTAAGCCCACTGAAGAAATATTTCCCGTGTTCCCGTCCATACGGACAACCACCCATAGCATAATGCCCAGCATAAGGGCGACAACTTTCACAACATTTGGATTTCGCAGCCACTTATCCACGTCTTCGTCCCTCCCACCATTTCTTGAAAGGGTTCTTGTCTCCGCTGCGTCCCTGCGGTTTCAACTGCTCGAACAATTTGGAGATTAAAGACTCTTCCTTGATGTCGCGGACAATTTGTCCATTAAGAGAAAGCGAAATTTGTCCGGTTTCTTCCGAAACGATCAAACAAACCGCATCTGAAACTTCACTCATGCCAATAGCCGCACGGTGCCTGGTTCCGAGCTCCTTGCTGATAAAAGGATTCTCCGAAAGAGGCAAATAACATCCGGCAGCCATAATCTGATGGCCGCGAATGATGACGGCACCATCATGAAGAGGTGTATTAGGGATAAAAATATTGATCAGCAGTTCCGAACTAATTTTGGACTCCATAGGAATCCCGGACTCGATATAATCAGTAAGGCCTGTCTCTTTTTCAAACACAATAAGCGCGCCGATTTTACGTTTGGATAAATAATTCAGCGCTTTGATAACTTCAGCAATTCGCTTGTTTACATCCTGATCAAGATCATTGCTTCTGCTAAATAATTTTCCTCGTCCGAGCTGTTCCAGAGCCCGTCTTAATTCAGGTTGAAAAATTATGATGATGGCAATAACCCCGATGTTAAACATCTGGTTCATCATCCACTGCAGGGTATTAAGCTTAAACAAAAAACTGAACGCCCAGGTGGCCACCACGATGAAAATCCCTTTCATCAGCTGAATGGCTCTTGTTCCCCGGATCAGCATAATCAGTTTATATATGACATAACTGACAATCAGAATATCAACAATGTCGTTGAATGAAAAAACAGCGAAGTATTCCATCCTTTATCCCCCAGACCAACACCTTACCGATTAACGTAGTATTTCTATTGTTTTCTGTCTATTCCTAGATGATACCACATTCAAAGCAAATCTTCTATTGGGGGGAAATGCCATAACTTCCACCGGCAAAAAAACAGGACATAAATAAGCCTCCCTGTTAGGGAGGCCAGTTCTTTATTTCGTAAACGAGCTAAAGAATTCATTCACTTTATACCACAGCCATCCAATTGATTCATTTATGCGCTGTACGTTTCCTGAGATGTGTGCCGTGGAAGCCAAATTCAGCGTGCCGTCAATAAGTGTAAGATTTCCGTCCAACTCACCCTCTACATCCAGCTCTCCACCTTGTACGACAAGGTTCCCGTTAACGGTAACCCCTTCAGGAACAATAACTGTATTCCCATCAATAATGACTTGACCAGATTCAGGCCCCTTGACCATGACCTGCTTGTTTTCGTCCCAAAGAGTGAGAAAGCTTCCTAACATGACTACAACAAAAACGACTGCAACCGAGAGGCCCGGATGCCTTCGCAGCCAATGGACCACTGAGTTACGTTTCTTCTCAGGAGGCAGTTTGGTCATGATACGATCGGTAAGATCGTCAGGCAATTGCGCGGTAGGTATAGACTTGACGAGCGCATCAGTTGTCTCCATTTGCTTGTAGAGTTTCCTGCACCCGGGGCACGCAATAAGATGTTCTTTCAGTGCTAAGGCGTCAGCACCCTGTAAATCCCCGTCCAGATACTCATGCATGAGGGGAAGGGCTTGTTTGCAATCCACCTAGAGCCACTCCTTTCTTGGTCCTCTACCGTTCGTGTAATACATTACGTTTCACTGTCTCAAGATGTTTCATCTTTTTTTCTGATACTCGTCAGATAATTTTTGACGTAAATATTCCCTTCCCCGGTGGACTCTGGTCTTAACCGTAGTAACAGGGATATTGAGCACATCACTGATTTCTTGAAGGGACATATCATGCAAGTAACGCAGTACAACAATCGTTTTATATTTTACTGGGAGTGTATTGATAGCACAGCGGATATGCTCCTGAGTCTCAGACAGAATAACCTGATCTTCCGGAGTATCCTCTTTACTGGGCAGCATGGCATAAAAATCATTCCCCTCGCTGTCCGGCATTTCTGCGTCGAGAGAGTACGTTGGTTTTCTTTTGCGAAGTCGGTCAATACACAAGTTTGTTGCAATTCGAAAAATCCAGGTTGAGAATTTCTGTTTCACATCATACCGCTCTAAATTCATATAAACACGCAAAAAAGTTTCCTGAACCGCATCTTCCGCTTCCTGGGAGTTACTTAGCATACGGTATGCAAGATGATAAATTTTATCCTTGTACAGATTTACCAACTCTGCAAAAGCTCCACGATCCCCTTTTCGCGCCAGTTTTGCTAGCCGTACCTCTACAACATTCACTCCAAATCCCCCAACTTTAGAAGTTCTTTCGTTTCTCGTTTTCTTTCTGTATCTCTTCGTACCACATGCCCCGGTTTGTCCTTCAATATTACCTTATTGTAACACAAAAAGTATCCTGCCGTGAGCAGGTTCCAAGGCCCGTTCAGACAGCATGTATGTATAGGAGAGACGGATCAACCGTCTTCATACCGGTTACCGCCCCTGCATCATGATAGGAAAAATGAGAATCATCCCGTATTCCTTAATCCGGCAGCGATGCCGTTGATAGTAAGTAAAACTTCTCTTAAGAGTTCCGCATCATCGTTGCCTTCTTCACGGAGTGCCCTTAACTCGGTCAACAGGTCAACCTGCAGGTAGCTGAGCGGGTCCACATACGGGTTGCGCAGACGGATGGACTCCTGAATTACAGGTACATTGTCGAGAATTCCTTTCTGTCCTGTGATTTTCAATATCAGGGAAGAGGTTAACTTGAATTCCTCCCGGATGAATTCAAAAATACGCTGTCCCGCCTCCTGATCTTTGACCATGCGGGCATATTCCTGGGCGATCAGTAGATCAGCTTTAGCCAGGGCCATTTGCAGACCATCGATCATGGACCGGAAGAAAGGCCACTTCTCATACATTGTCCTCATGATTTGCAGATTCTCTTCCTTACCCTGATAGAAGCTCTGTAAGCCCGTTCCTGCAGCGTACCAGGCTGGCAGCAAATATCGGCTTTGGGTCCAGGCAAAAACCCATGGAATGGCTCTGAGGTCTTCAAAACGGTCGCTGTTCTTCCGTTTGGAAGGTCTTGATCCGATATTTAGCTCTCCGACTTCGGGCAGCGGGGTAGTTTCCTTGAAGAAGGTTAAGAAGTCCGGATCACGGAAGATCAGATCCTGATACTTGTTATAAGCCGCCTCTGAAATACCCACCATGATTTCATCCCATTCTGCTTCGTACGGCAGAACCTCCGGCTTGCGGGAAATGACTGTTGCAGTAATCAACGCGCAGGTTGCTTGTTCCAGGCTTCGGTAAGCAATCCCTTGAAGAGAGTAACGGGATGACAGAACTTCTCCCTGTTCCGTGATTTTAATGCCTCCTCCGATTGTATCGGCAGGCTGTGTAAGAATGCTCCTGTTAAGCGGCATCCCTCCGCGGCCCAATGAACCCCCGCGGCCATGGAAGAACTTCACCTTAACGCCATATTTATCTGATGCTGCCGTAATACTTCGCAGAGCCAACCTTAATTCATAATTTGCTGTTATAACCCCGCCGTCTTTATTGCTGTCGGAGTATCCCAGCATGATCTCCTGACGGTCGCCGTATGCTTCCACGCTTTCACGATAAGCCGGAATCTCGTAGACTGTGTTCATGATCTCGGGGGCTGCATGCAAGTCCTCAATTGTCTCAAAAAGAGGAACCGGCTGCAGCGTGCTTGTTATCGTACCGTCTTTTTCTTTGCGGTACAATCCCACTTCCTTGGCAAAAAGAAGGACTTCCAAAAGATCACTGGAGCCTTGGGTCATACTGATCAAATAACTGGTGATACAAGTTTCCCCAAATTCTTTTTGTGCTTGCTTCACTGTCTTGAAGACATCCAGACATTCCTGAGTGGATTCCGAATATTCCAGGTAAGGGGTAGTAATTGGCCCTGGGTCGTTCAAAAGCCTGGTCAGCAGGTCTATCTTCGTCTCTTCATCCAATTCGCTGTAATGATCTTGAATGCCCATTTTGGATAAAATCTCATCAAGAGCCAGCTCATGCTCCTTGCTGTGTTGCCGTATATCCAAAGCAGCGACATAGAATCCGAACAGCTCCACCTGCCTGATCAGCTTATTAATATAAGCATCGGCAACAAAATCAGCATAATGATTGCGGAGGCTTCGTTCTATAATGACAAGATCATTGATCAATTCTTCCGGTTTATTATATTTCTGGAACCGGGCAATTTGGTCGTTGCCTGTGTTACGGATCTTTTGAATCATATAACCGATCTTGATTCGGTAAGGTTCTTTTTCGTTCGGCCAGACATCACGCCGGCCCAGGGCCTCCTGATCCGCCTGGAGCGACGCAAGCAGTTCTTCACTGACATTTACAATATTTTTGCTGAAGCTCATATGGTCCCTGATTTCATGCAGAATCTCTTCGTATTTCTTGAGAGCCAGTTGGTGATGGAGCTCCAGAGTATCCCAGGTAACCCGGGAGGTAACGGCAGGGTTTCCGTCCCTGTCTCCTCCTATCCAGGAGCCGAATTTTAAGAATGTCGGTACATGCCAAGTCTCGGAAGGATAATACTTGGTCAGACACCGTTCTAACTCTTGATAAACTTCAGGAATAACATCAAAGAGTGTCTCATCAAAATAATATAAACCGTTATGAACCTCATCAAGCACCGTTGGTTTTCGGTCCCGAAGTTCATCCGTTTGCCAAAGCGTCATGACTTCCGCCTGGAGTTTTTCCCTTAGCTGCTCCCGTTCGCGGTACGTAAGTGTAGGGTTGTCCAGCAACATTACGTCTTTGGCAATACGTTGGTGTATATTCAGCACGGTTCTCCGGACAGCTTCGGTCGGATGGGCGGTCATAACCAATTCTAAGGTCACACCGCCTATCATTTCCTTCAGCTCTTCCGCGGGAACGTTTTTTTGTTTTAAGTGTTGGATAATGCTTTCAATAGAACCCGGCTGAATCATGACACCAGATGTACGCTCATAATCTCTCTTTCTCCGGATCCGGTGATTCTGTTCTGCAATATTCACCAGTTGGAAATAAATCGCGAACGCCCGAACAACTTGGTGGCGGATTTCCGGATTTAAGGAGTGAATTGTTTCTTTAAATTCACGAAATACTTCAGGATTATATTGAGCCCGAAGGGATTTGCT
This Paenibacillus larvae subsp. larvae DNA region includes the following protein-coding sequences:
- a CDS encoding CdaR family protein, whose translation is MDKWLRNPNVVKVVALMLGIMLWVVVRMDGNTGNISSVGLKEQTISNVAVVPKYDSSQYYVSSIEPSEVTIRLKGRQFDIDKVSTSNYKIELDLTKASAGEYYLAPMAVGLPSSLDWEIYPRTVKVAIEKQQKKEVPVVIDVTGTPKEGFKAGQPIVKPNRVHVTVPDSKADLVDSVHGEISVDQADSTIKQQVKLRAFDKKGKELDFEVSPAVVDVEVPVTMPFKAMPLQIKLVGDPPPGFAVASVKQSTDKVTVYSNSPNDLDKMEFYEGPEVNLADLKETKKFTLDIPHRNNVTQTDPDKVDVTVEIVPSVTKQVENFPLNITGLAKNMNAKITTPESGQISFTMEGAQTLLNEVKLEDIQAAIDVTNLPPGDHEVTVNINLPPYIKNATGEIKATVTITEKKKRAK
- the cdaA gene encoding diadenylate cyclase CdaA codes for the protein MEYFAVFSFNDIVDILIVSYVIYKLIMLIRGTRAIQLMKGIFIVVATWAFSFLFKLNTLQWMMNQMFNIGVIAIIIIFQPELRRALEQLGRGKLFSRSNDLDQDVNKRIAEVIKALNYLSKRKIGALIVFEKETGLTDYIESGIPMESKISSELLINIFIPNTPLHDGAVIIRGHQIMAAGCYLPLSENPFISKELGTRHRAAIGMSEVSDAVCLIVSEETGQISLSLNGQIVRDIKEESLISKLFEQLKPQGRSGDKNPFKKWWEGRRRG
- a CDS encoding zf-HC2 domain-containing protein, whose amino-acid sequence is MDCKQALPLMHEYLDGDLQGADALALKEHLIACPGCRKLYKQMETTDALVKSIPTAQLPDDLTDRIMTKLPPEKKRNSVVHWLRRHPGLSVAVVFVVVMLGSFLTLWDENKQVMVKGPESGQVIIDGNTVIVPEGVTVNGNLVVQGGELDVEGELDGNLTLIDGTLNLASTAHISGNVQRINESIGWLWYKVNEFFSSFTK
- the sigW gene encoding RNA polymerase sigma factor SigW, whose product is MNVVEVRLAKLARKGDRGAFAELVNLYKDKIYHLAYRMLSNSQEAEDAVQETFLRVYMNLERYDVKQKFSTWIFRIATNLCIDRLRKRKPTYSLDAEMPDSEGNDFYAMLPSKEDTPEDQVILSETQEHIRCAINTLPVKYKTIVVLRYLHDMSLQEISDVLNIPVTTVKTRVHRGREYLRQKLSDEYQKKR
- the ppc gene encoding phosphoenolpyruvate carboxylase; its protein translation is MSDNEMVFQRNVTNNLLRRDISFLGHILGEVLVHQGGNGLLTVVEKIREMSKSLRAQYNPEVFREFKETIHSLNPEIRHQVVRAFAIYFQLVNIAEQNHRIRRKRDYERTSGVMIQPGSIESIIQHLKQKNVPAEELKEMIGGVTLELVMTAHPTEAVRRTVLNIHQRIAKDVMLLDNPTLTYREREQLREKLQAEVMTLWQTDELRDRKPTVLDEVHNGLYYFDETLFDVIPEVYQELERCLTKYYPSETWHVPTFLKFGSWIGGDRDGNPAVTSRVTWDTLELHHQLALKKYEEILHEIRDHMSFSKNIVNVSEELLASLQADQEALGRRDVWPNEKEPYRIKIGYMIQKIRNTGNDQIARFQKYNKPEELINDLVIIERSLRNHYADFVADAYINKLIRQVELFGFYVAALDIRQHSKEHELALDEILSKMGIQDHYSELDEETKIDLLTRLLNDPGPITTPYLEYSESTQECLDVFKTVKQAQKEFGETCITSYLISMTQGSSDLLEVLLFAKEVGLYRKEKDGTITSTLQPVPLFETIEDLHAAPEIMNTVYEIPAYRESVEAYGDRQEIMLGYSDSNKDGGVITANYELRLALRSITAASDKYGVKVKFFHGRGGSLGRGGMPLNRSILTQPADTIGGGIKITEQGEVLSSRYSLQGIAYRSLEQATCALITATVISRKPEVLPYEAEWDEIMVGISEAAYNKYQDLIFRDPDFLTFFKETTPLPEVGELNIGSRPSKRKNSDRFEDLRAIPWVFAWTQSRYLLPAWYAAGTGLQSFYQGKEENLQIMRTMYEKWPFFRSMIDGLQMALAKADLLIAQEYARMVKDQEAGQRIFEFIREEFKLTSSLILKITGQKGILDNVPVIQESIRLRNPYVDPLSYLQVDLLTELRALREEGNDDAELLREVLLTINGIAAGLRNTG